In Deinococcus taeanensis, one DNA window encodes the following:
- a CDS encoding TetR/AcrR family transcriptional regulator, producing MTRPPQAAPGRRDRHKQDKLTRIHTAALTLFTEQGYDATTIRQIAAEADVAAGTIFRYATDKADLLLMVFHDAIAQTVAEATEPHRLTGPLSQVLPGLFDPFFAFYEKRQALASDFLRLVLFHQSPWRTRELAQGRDFVQQLADLLRSRQDTGEVAADLNPQTAAFALFALYQACLVGWLAGEANLTETRERLAALLHLQVRAFQDGARPAVTP from the coding sequence GTGACACGGCCACCTCAGGCGGCGCCCGGCCGGCGCGACCGGCACAAACAGGACAAACTGACGCGGATCCACACCGCCGCCCTGACCCTGTTCACCGAGCAGGGCTACGACGCAACCACCATCCGGCAGATCGCAGCAGAGGCCGACGTGGCGGCCGGCACCATCTTCCGCTACGCCACCGACAAAGCCGACCTGCTGCTCATGGTGTTTCATGACGCCATCGCCCAGACCGTGGCCGAGGCCACGGAGCCCCACCGCCTCACGGGACCACTCTCCCAGGTCCTGCCCGGGCTCTTCGACCCCTTCTTCGCCTTCTATGAAAAGCGGCAGGCCCTGGCCAGCGATTTCCTCCGTCTGGTGCTCTTTCATCAGAGCCCCTGGCGCACCCGGGAACTGGCGCAGGGGCGAGACTTCGTGCAGCAGCTCGCCGACCTGCTCCGGTCACGCCAGGACACCGGTGAGGTGGCCGCGGACCTCAACCCCCAGACGGCCGCCTTCGCGCTGTTCGCCCTGTACCAGGCGTGCCTGGTGGGCTGGCTGGCGGGAGAAGCCAACCTGACCGAGACCCGCGAGCGCCTGGCGGCCCTGCTGCACCTGCAGGTCCGGGCCTTCCAGGACGGCGCGCGCCCGGCGGTCACGCCATGA
- a CDS encoding phosphatase PAP2 family protein yields MPLFHVSVRHLTDYVRRRWRPLLILFFGLLLPFLGFVKIAQEVFEKEPFAFEEPLMLAIHAYSSPALNHVTAAFSLLGSARGMAPIALILVAALYRVKRSRAYFMAVSLGGVALINLLLKNLFDRPRPTFWTPFLPEPDFSFPSGHAMFASALATSVIALLWATRWRIPALVIGTLYVLGMMLSRVYIGVHYPTDVTGGALFSLAWVFGLSQILHIHRVPPTSRVSDAAVDEAHKVP; encoded by the coding sequence ATGCCTCTCTTCCACGTCTCCGTCCGCCACCTCACCGACTATGTGAGGCGACGCTGGCGTCCCCTGCTCATCCTGTTCTTCGGCCTCCTGCTTCCCTTCCTTGGTTTCGTCAAGATCGCCCAGGAGGTGTTCGAGAAAGAGCCCTTCGCGTTCGAAGAGCCGCTGATGCTGGCCATTCACGCCTACAGCTCCCCTGCGCTGAACCACGTCACCGCCGCCTTCTCCCTGCTGGGCAGCGCCCGAGGCATGGCGCCCATCGCGCTGATCCTGGTAGCAGCGCTGTACCGCGTCAAACGGTCCCGCGCGTACTTCATGGCGGTCAGCCTCGGCGGCGTGGCCCTGATCAACCTGCTGCTCAAGAACCTGTTCGACCGTCCGCGCCCAACGTTCTGGACGCCGTTCCTTCCCGAGCCGGACTTTTCCTTCCCCAGTGGTCACGCCATGTTCGCCAGCGCCCTGGCCACCTCGGTGATTGCGCTGCTGTGGGCGACGCGCTGGCGGATTCCCGCCCTGGTGATCGGCACGCTGTACGTCCTCGGCATGATGCTCTCCAGGGTGTACATCGGCGTGCACTACCCGACGGACGTCACCGGTGGGGCGCTCTTCTCGCTCGCGTGGGTGTTCGGCCTGTCCCAGATCCTGCATATCCACCGGGTCCCTCCAACGTCGCGCGTCAGTGACGCGGCAGTTGATGAAGCCCACAAAGTTCCCTGA
- a CDS encoding DUF6463 family protein, with product MTLWAARLLIAVAAGHLLLALASVLPDLGVLAPNGLPGMLGAPWQPPHLDRQAAFWSSVGSFAAPQWIWGAWMISAAREGHRPPQGTGLALLLVTAVQVTLAPAGGFWLNLAPALLLITAEYRFRTARPEALR from the coding sequence ATGACGCTCTGGGCAGCACGACTCTTGATTGCCGTGGCCGCTGGCCACCTCCTGCTGGCGCTGGCCAGCGTTCTGCCTGACCTGGGGGTCCTGGCCCCGAATGGGTTGCCCGGCATGCTCGGTGCGCCCTGGCAGCCGCCACACCTCGACCGGCAGGCGGCGTTTTGGAGTTCAGTCGGCAGCTTCGCGGCCCCCCAGTGGATCTGGGGAGCGTGGATGATAAGCGCCGCGCGCGAGGGGCACCGGCCACCCCAGGGCACCGGCCTCGCGCTTCTGCTCGTGACGGCCGTGCAGGTCACCCTGGCCCCGGCAGGGGGCTTCTGGCTGAACCTGGCGCCCGCCCTCCTGCTCATCACCGCCGAGTACCGCTTCCGGACAGCGCGCCCCGAGGCGCTCCGGTGA
- a CDS encoding aromatic amino acid transaminase — protein sequence MFKGLAPVAQDPLWALTAAYAADPRPDKVDLGLGVYRTAEGVTPVLMAVQRAEAQLAAAAPSKTYRPLSGNGAFNAGITRLLLGDLQETRPHTVTLQTVGGTGALRMLAELVAEARPEATVWLSDPGYQNHHPLMQAAGLSIAEYPWTERNGVTSLPPLLAALEQARPGDVLLIQGCCHNPTGIDLDLTGWQALADVCRRRGLTPLVDMAYQGLGRGLSEDAEGLRLLAGQLDTVLVAASCSKNMGLYCERTGAALVVVSSRLEEQAVRSVLENTGRRTYSMPPEHGAAIAAELMAAPDAWQRELHLMRARISTVRERLTAALQAAGAPEDLQRIRRHQGMFSLLPLTPQGMARLRDEFGIYGTPEGRINIAGIADHRIEALAHALTTVHAQARRGHPVGADRS from the coding sequence ATGTTTAAGGGCCTTGCTCCCGTCGCTCAAGACCCGCTCTGGGCCCTGACCGCCGCGTACGCGGCCGACCCGCGTCCGGACAAGGTGGACCTTGGACTGGGCGTGTACCGCACCGCCGAGGGCGTCACGCCGGTGCTCATGGCCGTGCAGCGCGCCGAGGCGCAGCTGGCGGCCGCGGCGCCGTCCAAGACCTACCGGCCGTTGAGTGGCAACGGCGCCTTCAACGCCGGCATCACGCGGTTGCTGCTCGGTGACCTCCAGGAAACCCGTCCGCACACGGTGACCCTTCAGACGGTGGGCGGCACCGGGGCGCTGCGCATGCTGGCCGAGCTGGTGGCCGAGGCCCGCCCGGAGGCCACCGTGTGGCTGTCGGACCCGGGGTACCAGAATCACCATCCCCTGATGCAGGCCGCCGGCCTCAGTATCGCCGAGTACCCGTGGACCGAGAGGAACGGAGTCACAAGCCTCCCACCGCTGCTGGCAGCTCTTGAGCAGGCCCGGCCGGGGGACGTGCTGCTGATCCAGGGCTGCTGCCATAACCCCACCGGCATAGACCTGGACCTGACCGGCTGGCAGGCACTGGCCGACGTCTGCCGGCGCCGGGGCCTGACGCCGCTGGTGGACATGGCCTACCAGGGCCTGGGACGCGGCCTGAGCGAAGACGCCGAAGGTCTCCGGTTGCTGGCCGGCCAGCTGGACACCGTGCTGGTCGCGGCCAGCTGCTCGAAGAACATGGGCCTGTACTGTGAACGGACCGGCGCGGCCCTGGTCGTCGTGTCCAGCCGGCTGGAAGAGCAGGCGGTCCGGAGTGTGCTTGAAAATACCGGCCGGCGCACCTACTCCATGCCGCCCGAGCACGGCGCAGCGATTGCCGCAGAACTGATGGCCGCCCCTGACGCGTGGCAGCGAGAGCTTCACCTGATGCGCGCGCGGATCTCCACGGTCCGTGAGCGCCTGACGGCCGCTCTTCAGGCGGCGGGAGCGCCGGAGGACCTGCAGCGGATCCGGCGTCATCAGGGCATGTTTTCTCTGCTGCCACTCACCCCGCAGGGCATGGCCCGCCTGCGTGACGAATTCGGGATCTACGGCACGCCAGAGGGCCGCATCAATATTGCCGGGATCGCCGACCACCGGATTGAGGCGCTGGCGCACGCGCTCACCACCGTTCACGCACAGGCCCGGCGCGGCCACCCGGTCGGCGCTGACCGGAGTTGA
- a CDS encoding proline iminopeptidase-family hydrolase → MTSHSPASTYFDTTGRDDRLSGGVKLIPVTTPHGTYRVWTKRVGNHPTLKVLLLHGGPGATHEYFEAFDSFLPAAGIEYYYYDQLGSAYSDQPDQPALWDLPRFVDEVEQVRQALGLTRENFILLGHSWGGILALEYALQYPQHLRALVISNMMASIPLYNAYARDVLKPAMDPAALAEIEQLEAAGAHDQPRYMELLVPHHYVHHVLRLPVEDWPDPVNRAFKHINPSIYVPLQGPSELGASAKLADWDRTADLGQVTVPTLVIGAQHDTMDPAHMAWMAGQFPRGQHLHCPDGSHMALYDDQERYFAGLIGFLRGLDRLD, encoded by the coding sequence ATGACATCCCATTCCCCAGCGTCCACCTACTTCGACACCACCGGCCGGGATGACCGGCTCAGCGGCGGCGTCAAACTCATTCCCGTGACCACGCCGCACGGCACCTACCGCGTGTGGACCAAGCGCGTCGGCAACCACCCCACGCTGAAAGTCCTGCTGCTGCACGGCGGTCCGGGCGCCACGCACGAGTACTTTGAAGCCTTCGACAGTTTCCTGCCTGCCGCGGGCATCGAGTACTACTACTACGACCAGCTGGGCTCGGCATACAGCGACCAGCCTGACCAGCCGGCGCTGTGGGACCTCCCGCGTTTCGTGGACGAGGTCGAGCAGGTCCGCCAGGCCCTCGGGCTGACCCGGGAGAACTTCATCCTGCTGGGTCACTCGTGGGGGGGCATCCTGGCGCTGGAGTACGCCCTGCAGTACCCGCAGCATCTCAGAGCCCTCGTGATCTCCAACATGATGGCCAGCATTCCGCTGTACAACGCGTACGCGCGCGACGTGCTCAAGCCCGCCATGGACCCGGCGGCGCTCGCTGAAATTGAGCAGCTGGAAGCCGCAGGTGCGCACGACCAGCCCCGCTACATGGAACTGCTCGTGCCTCACCATTACGTTCATCACGTGCTGCGCCTCCCGGTGGAGGACTGGCCTGATCCGGTAAACCGCGCGTTCAAACACATCAATCCGTCCATCTACGTGCCCCTGCAGGGACCAAGCGAACTGGGCGCCAGCGCCAAGCTCGCAGACTGGGACCGCACCGCTGACCTGGGCCAGGTGACGGTGCCGACCCTGGTGATCGGCGCGCAGCACGACACGATGGACCCGGCCCACATGGCGTGGATGGCAGGTCAGTTCCCCCGGGGGCAGCATCTGCACTGCCCGGACGGCAGCCACATGGCCCTGTACGACGACCAGGAACGCTACTTCGCGGGCCTGATTGGGTTCCTCAGGGGGTTGGACCGCCTGGACTGA
- a CDS encoding Lrp/AsnC family transcriptional regulator, with translation MDEKDRRILACLQADGRMSNQELADRVNLSPSPCLRRVRQLENSGVIQGYTALVDEQAVGLSVTAFVRVRLQVHSTESVNTFERAIAGMDAVLDCYVMTGSADFLLRVLVESLKDYEEFVRYQLHAVPYVASIDTSFAYGHVKRATVFPRLKASD, from the coding sequence ATGGATGAGAAGGACCGGCGCATTCTTGCCTGCCTGCAGGCGGATGGCCGCATGAGCAACCAGGAACTCGCAGACCGGGTGAACCTCTCGCCGTCGCCGTGTTTACGGCGGGTGCGTCAGCTGGAGAACTCCGGTGTGATTCAGGGGTACACCGCGCTGGTGGATGAGCAGGCGGTCGGCCTGTCGGTTACGGCCTTTGTCCGGGTGCGTCTGCAGGTGCACAGCACCGAAAGCGTCAACACGTTCGAGCGGGCCATTGCGGGCATGGACGCCGTTCTCGACTGCTACGTCATGACCGGCAGTGCGGATTTCCTGTTGCGGGTGCTGGTGGAGAGTCTCAAGGACTACGAGGAGTTTGTCCGGTACCAGCTGCACGCGGTGCCGTATGTCGCGTCCATCGACACCAGCTTCGCCTATGGGCACGTCAAACGGGCCACAGTGTTCCCCCGGCTGAAAGCGAGTGACTGA
- a CDS encoding FAD-dependent monooxygenase, translating to MTHPVLIVGAGIGGLALAQVLTRHGVAVNLIEKAASPRAVGAGLILSGNALRVLDRLGLAEAAHAAGQVLSGAQLTTAAGRPLQTLSYAASGGAVGVHRAALQSLLSRDLHPRIQFGTTVRALHQHPRGVDVTFNSGAVQTFHAVIGADGLHSSVRHLTFGDVPRRYAGYTSWRFVVPVPGPAHATELWGRGCRLGLVPIGLRQTYGYVTANAPERPPGPPQAHGTMAEMQAHCAGFGGPAPALLAHLHADTPVIRTDIHEVRLPQWGQGRVTLLGDAAHAMTPNLGQGAAMALEDAWVLGQQLITTPDVPAGLARYEALRRPRVNGVQASSRLLGRAGQLEQGALRAVRDLGMRLVPPGLAQQSSRRLFQVDLDAGLPGVSPAERPGRRDDRSAGTGS from the coding sequence ATGACCCACCCCGTCCTGATTGTGGGCGCAGGCATCGGCGGACTCGCCCTGGCCCAGGTGCTGACCCGTCACGGCGTGGCGGTGAACCTGATCGAGAAAGCCGCCTCCCCCCGGGCGGTCGGCGCGGGCCTGATCCTGAGCGGCAACGCCCTGCGGGTCCTCGACCGGCTCGGCCTCGCGGAGGCCGCGCACGCGGCCGGGCAGGTCCTGAGCGGCGCCCAGCTGACCACCGCGGCGGGCCGGCCCCTTCAGACCCTTTCCTACGCGGCCTCAGGCGGAGCCGTCGGTGTGCACCGCGCTGCCCTTCAGTCGCTGCTCAGCCGGGATCTGCACCCCCGGATCCAGTTCGGCACCACGGTGCGGGCGCTGCACCAGCACCCCCGGGGCGTGGACGTCACCTTCAACAGCGGCGCGGTCCAGACGTTTCATGCGGTGATCGGCGCGGACGGACTGCACTCGTCCGTGCGGCACCTGACCTTCGGGGACGTGCCCCGGCGGTACGCTGGCTACACCAGCTGGCGCTTTGTGGTGCCCGTCCCCGGCCCGGCGCACGCCACCGAACTGTGGGGCCGGGGCTGTCGCCTGGGCTTGGTGCCGATCGGACTGCGCCAGACGTACGGGTATGTCACGGCCAACGCGCCAGAGCGGCCCCCAGGCCCGCCCCAGGCCCACGGGACCATGGCCGAGATGCAGGCCCACTGCGCCGGGTTTGGCGGCCCCGCACCGGCCCTGCTGGCGCATCTCCACGCGGACACCCCCGTGATCCGCACGGACATTCATGAGGTGCGGCTGCCGCAGTGGGGGCAGGGCCGGGTGACCCTGTTGGGCGACGCCGCACATGCGATGACGCCCAATCTCGGTCAGGGGGCAGCCATGGCGCTGGAAGACGCCTGGGTCCTGGGTCAGCAGCTGATCACGACGCCGGACGTGCCGGCCGGGCTGGCCCGGTATGAAGCCCTGCGGCGGCCACGGGTAAACGGCGTGCAGGCCAGCTCGCGCCTTCTCGGGCGGGCCGGGCAGCTGGAACAGGGCGCGCTGCGCGCCGTACGCGACCTGGGCATGCGTCTCGTCCCGCCGGGCCTGGCGCAGCAGTCAAGCCGCCGGCTGTTCCAGGTTGATCTGGACGCGGGCCTCCCCGGGGTCAGTCCAGCTGAACGCCCAGGCAGGCGGGATGACCGGAGCGCCGGGACCGGCAGTTGA
- a CDS encoding DMT family transporter has protein sequence MRQLSLPRRSLRPAVAPATPTRLLGWTALFVTVLIWAGFALTIRAIGASPLTSADVALIRFLVPGVLLLPVLRSRWAALKSAPRQAAALIVLGAGLPFFLLTAAGGTLTSAAHVSALVAGTTPLAVALVGFVLFRQKVAGHQWPGLAVIVAGVALLVAGLHLHGGAVLSGTLILLTSSLLWGGYTLGLRRAQLDPLTTAALVTYPALVCLVPLMASGALPSHLQQVSLGAVLPFVLVQGLGVGVVAALTYPYAIQSLGALRCAAFGALAPVLATVLAVPLLGEFPSARSAVGVLVVTAGVVLFNVLPARPAQERPHV, from the coding sequence ATGCGCCAACTTTCCCTGCCCCGACGTTCGCTGCGGCCTGCAGTCGCGCCGGCCACGCCAACCCGCCTGCTCGGGTGGACCGCGCTGTTCGTGACCGTGCTGATCTGGGCCGGTTTCGCGCTGACGATCCGTGCGATCGGAGCTTCCCCGCTGACGTCCGCAGATGTCGCCCTGATCCGCTTCCTGGTCCCCGGGGTCCTGCTGCTGCCGGTCCTCCGCTCGCGGTGGGCCGCCCTGAAATCCGCACCCCGGCAGGCTGCCGCCCTCATCGTCCTGGGGGCGGGCCTGCCGTTTTTCCTGCTGACGGCGGCCGGCGGCACACTCACCTCGGCCGCCCACGTCAGTGCTCTCGTTGCGGGCACGACCCCCCTGGCGGTGGCGCTGGTCGGCTTCGTGCTGTTCCGTCAGAAGGTGGCCGGTCACCAGTGGCCCGGGCTCGCGGTGATTGTGGCAGGGGTGGCGCTGCTCGTGGCCGGACTGCACCTGCATGGCGGCGCCGTGCTCAGCGGCACGCTGATTCTGCTGACCTCCAGTCTGTTGTGGGGCGGCTACACCCTGGGGTTGCGCCGGGCTCAACTTGACCCGCTGACCACCGCGGCGCTGGTCACCTACCCGGCGCTGGTGTGTCTGGTGCCGCTCATGGCCAGCGGCGCGCTTCCCAGCCACCTGCAGCAGGTGTCGCTGGGCGCGGTCCTGCCGTTCGTGCTGGTGCAGGGGCTGGGTGTGGGGGTCGTGGCCGCCCTGACCTACCCCTACGCCATTCAGTCGCTGGGCGCCCTGCGCTGCGCGGCGTTCGGCGCCCTGGCCCCGGTGCTCGCCACGGTTCTGGCGGTGCCCCTGCTGGGTGAGTTTCCCTCAGCGCGTTCGGCCGTGGGCGTGCTAGTCGTGACCGCAGGTGTGGTGCTGTTCAACGTTCTGCCTGCCCGCCCCGCGCAGGAGCGTCCGCATGTTTAA
- a CDS encoding GGDEF domain-containing protein: protein MALSTHITAPSALERLLLWVPFSSVLWGTPLYLIFFDPPAWQHLAVLVVIFVVFGLALFGPDRLRTPLRALAPHLYGALLLIIWTLGFYGLPDHPASPTGLVCTTLLAPVVYVLLFVQRPPHHARREGGTLLLSLVVSSLPHALTSVGRAGPFDGPVLPLTLLGAHSALLSILFHFAAAQRELVHQRASATQFHTLAHLDALTGLGNRRAFDDDLARLEIDVRSSGDRLSVVIIDLDGLKHINDTYGHAYGDALLLAFAEALREAFRDETHLYRFGGDEFALLVRPTRPDDAVDIQDRVRRAVTLTARRGFSQAQASAGVAEVPGDGDARTALRVSDARMYAQKQAGRTTPGQPGGPD, encoded by the coding sequence ATGGCTCTGTCGACCCACATCACTGCGCCGTCCGCCCTGGAGCGGCTGCTGTTGTGGGTGCCCTTCTCGAGCGTTCTGTGGGGCACGCCGCTGTACCTGATCTTTTTCGACCCACCCGCCTGGCAGCACCTGGCAGTCCTCGTGGTCATCTTCGTTGTTTTCGGCCTGGCGCTCTTCGGTCCGGACCGTCTGAGGACACCACTGCGCGCCCTGGCACCCCACCTGTACGGCGCGCTGCTCCTCATCATCTGGACGCTCGGGTTCTACGGGTTGCCGGATCATCCGGCCTCGCCGACCGGGCTGGTGTGCACCACGCTGCTCGCGCCGGTGGTGTACGTCCTGCTGTTCGTGCAGAGGCCGCCGCACCACGCCCGGCGGGAGGGCGGCACGCTTCTGCTGTCACTGGTGGTGAGCAGCCTGCCGCACGCGCTGACCAGTGTCGGCCGCGCCGGCCCGTTTGACGGACCGGTGCTGCCGCTGACGCTGCTCGGAGCGCACAGCGCGCTGCTCAGCATACTGTTTCACTTTGCTGCCGCGCAGCGGGAACTGGTCCACCAGCGGGCCAGCGCCACGCAGTTCCATACCCTCGCGCACCTGGACGCCCTGACCGGGCTGGGCAACCGGCGCGCGTTCGATGACGACCTCGCGCGGCTGGAAATCGACGTCAGATCCAGCGGTGACCGGCTGAGTGTGGTCATTATCGATCTGGACGGCCTGAAACACATCAACGACACGTACGGGCACGCCTATGGTGACGCCCTGCTCTTGGCGTTCGCAGAGGCGCTCCGCGAGGCGTTTCGTGACGAGACCCACCTCTACCGGTTCGGCGGTGACGAGTTCGCACTGCTGGTCAGGCCAACCCGCCCGGACGACGCGGTAGACATTCAGGACAGGGTACGCCGGGCCGTGACGCTCACCGCCCGGCGCGGATTTTCCCAGGCGCAGGCCAGCGCGGGGGTGGCAGAGGTGCCGGGCGACGGGGACGCCAGAACGGCCCTCCGGGTGTCTGATGCCCGGATGTACGCTCAGAAGCAGGCCGGCCGGACGACCCCAGGTCAGCCCGGAGGGCCTGATTGA